From the Streptomyces sp. NBC_00390 genome, the window GACGGAAGGCCGGGACGTCGGTGCGCAGCGAAGCGGCGTTGACGTTGTCGAGCAGGTGAGCCATGGTGGTCTGCTTCCTCGCCGATGCCACAGGTCATCAGCGGAATGATCGGGATGAGATGTCGGTGCGCTGTCCACGTCGGGCGGGCGTCGTTCCCCCTGTGGCAGGGGCGCCGGCCGGACGCACAGCAGCGGCTCATTCTTCCATGGCCTCGGGCCTGCGCCAAAATCGGCCGCCCGGCTCAGGCGCCCAGCCCAGCATCGACAGGATCTCCCGGTCCTTCTTGTCGAAGTCGGCGGCGTCGCAACGCTCGATCAGATCAGGCCGGTTGAGCGCGGTCCGGCGGAATGCCTCGTCCCGCCGCCAGCGCGCGATCTTGCCATGGTGGCCGCTGACGAGGACGTCGGGGATCGTGCGGCCGCGCCAGGTCGGGGGCTTGGTGTAGACGGGCCCCTCCAGCAGATCGGCCATCGCACCGGGGGCGAACGAGTCGTCCCGGTGGGATTCGGCGTTGCCCAGGACTCCGGGCAGCAGCCGGGCCACGGCCTCGGTGATCACCAGTACGGCCGCCTCGCCGCCGGCCAGCACATAGTCCCCGATCGACACCTCGTGGACCGGCATCCGGGTCGCGTACTCGTCGACGACCCGGCGGTCGATGCCTTCGTAGCGGGCGGGGGTGAAGATCAGCCAGGGGCACGCGGAGAGCCCGACGGCGAGTTCCTGCGTGAAGGGGCGCCCGCTGGGCGTGGGCACCACCAGGACCGGCTGCCGCGCGCCCGACTCGTAACCGTCGGCCAGGATGTCGTCGAGGGAGTCGCCCCAGGGCTCGGTCTTCATGACCATGCCGGGGCCGCCGCCGTAGGGGGTGTCGTCGACCGTGTTGTGGCGGTCGTACGTCCAGGTCCGCAGATCGTGCACCCGGACGTCGAGCCGGCCGCGCGCGCGGGCCTTGCCGACGAGGGAGACGTTCAGCGGCTCCAGGTACTCGGGGAAGATCGTGATGACGTCGAGCCGCATCAGTTCTCGTCCCTCGACGGCTCGTCCCGCGATGAAGCGACCTCGGCCTCACTCTCGTCGATCAGGCCGGGCGGCGGGGCGATGACGGCCTTCTGCTCGGTGAGGTCGATCTCCGTGACGATCTCCTCGACGAAGGGGATCATCACCTCGCTGCCGTCGGGCCGCTCCACGATGAACAGGTCCTGCGAGGGCAGATGGCTGATCTCGGTGATCCGCCCGATCTCGGTGCCGTCGGCGAGGACCACGTCGAGGTCCATCAGCTGGTGGTCGTAGTACTCGTCAGGCTCCGCGGGGAGCTCCTCGGGGTCGACCTCGGCGATCAGCAGGGTGTTCCGCAGCGCCTCGGCCGCGTTGCGGTCCCTCACACCCTCGAAGCGCAGCAGCAGCCGCCCGCTGTGCACCCGGCCGGTCTCGATGGTCAGCGGTCCGGCCCCGGCCGGGTCCGTGGCCAGCACGGCGCCGGGTCCGAGCCTCAGCTCCGGCTCGTCCGTGCGCACCTCGACGATGACCTCGCCCTTGATGCCGTGGGCGCGGCCGATCCGCGCGACTACCAGCTGCACGCTTGTTTCTCCTTCGATACGACTACGGGCCGGGGCGGGCCCGTAGGCCCTCCCCGGCCCGAGCCGGTGTTCGATCTGTCAGCGAACCTGGTCCACGTCGACGAGGTCGACGCGGATGCCACGGCCGCCGATTGCGCCCACGACGGTACGCAGGGCGCGAGCGGTGCGGCCGTTGCGGCCGATCACCTTACCGAGATCGTCGGGGTGCACCCGGACCTCCAGCACGCGGCCGCGGCGCAGATTGCGCGAAGCCACCTGCACATCGTCCGGGTTGTCGACGATGCCCTTCACGAGGTGCTCGAGAGCCTCCTCGAGCATGCTCAGGCCTCGGTCGACTCGGCGGGAGCGGCCTCGGCCTCGTCCGCCTTCTTGTCGGCCTTCTTCGCCTTCGGGGTGATGGCCTCACCCTTGGCGTCGTCACCCTCGAGAGCCTTGGCGAAGGCGTCGAAGGAAGCGCGCTTGTCCTCCTTCGTCGCCGGCTGCAGCAGCGGCGCCGGGGCCGGCAGGCCCTTGTGCTTCTGCCAGTCGCCGGTGAGCTTCAGGATGGCCATGACCGGCTCGGTCGGCTGGGCGCCGACGGACAGCCAGTACTGCGCACGCTCCGAGTCGACCTCGATGCGCGACGGGTTGTACGTCGGGTGGTACAGACCGATCTCCTCGATGGCCCGGCCGTCACGGCGGGTACGGGAGTCGGCGACGACGATGCGGTAGTGGGGCTGGCGAATCTTGCCGAGACGCTTCAGCTTGATCTTGACTGCCACGGGAGTGGTGTCTCCTGGTCTTGACGTGGTTGGGCACAACGAGATGCCACGTGGGGTTGCGGTACTCGGGGTGCCCGATGGACGCGTCAGCCGGAGGCGAGAGGGTTCCTGTGCGGCTGTCGAGTACAGCTAGCCATTGTGCCATACGCCCAGGACACATCCTTACCGGGCCGGGGCCGGACGCCCCTGTGGGGCCCCGCCGAAGGGGAGGGGAGGCCCGGATGCGGATGTGGATGCTGTTGGCGCGCTTCCTCCGGCTCGGTCGCACCGGTGCGGGCGATCAGCTCGCCGCGCCCACCACTTCCGGGATGCGGAAGGGTTTGCCGCATCCGCCGCAGACGATCGGCGCCTGGGCGAGGACCGAAGGAACAACTCTGACATTGCGGCCGCAGTCGCAGACCGCCTTGACCCGCACACCGCCGCCCGAGGAGCCGTGCCGGGCGGCCGGTCCGCGGAAGGTGCGCTTGGTGTCCGATGCCGTGGCAACGGTGTGTGCCTTCAGGGCACGCTGCAGCCGCTCGATCGTGGGGCGGTACCGCCGCTTCGCGTCGGGATTGAGCGTGACCAGGGAGAAGCCGCTGCTGGGGTGCGGCTCGTCCGAATGGTCCAGGCCCATCTCCTCGGCGATCGCAAGGAATCGGCGGTTGTGGTAGCGGCCGGCGCGCGAGGTGTCGCGGACACCCCTTGCGGCGGCAATGCCGTGGACTGCTTCGTGAAGCAGTCGCTCGAAGGAGAGCTCGGCGCCACAGGCGGACGACGACTCTCCGATCAGGGACTCGGGCGCGGCAAGATCCGGCAGCTCAGGGTGGTGCCGCTGAATGTCGGCCCACGCCTGTGCCAGCTCTGCGGCGAGAACAGGTGGTGTCGTGCTCACGTCGTGATAACGAGCCGAAGTGCCCCCGGGTTCCATTCCGGGCCATCCCAAATAATTTGCACGTACCCGTCAGTTGCCTTGATGGGGACCGACGAGGGCGAGTGCGCTGATCTGCGCCGATCTCGGGAGAAGCAGCGCTTCTCACATCAAGGTGGTGCGATCCCGCACGTACGCCCCGGCGCGTGCTCCCGCGTGCCACCGGGCGGCCGCCGCTCCTCCGCGACACCCGCCCGGCAGGCGGAACGTCAGTAGGCGCGGGCCACCAGAGCGACGGTACCCGGCGCGTCGTCGGCGTCGGGCACCGACCCGTCCTCGGCCACCAGACACCGCACGGACACGGCCTGCTCCGCGAGCCTGGCCTCCCCGTCCTCACCCAGTGCGGCCCACGGCATACGGGCCCAGCCGCCGGCGACCGCGGCCTCGGCGGCCTCCTCGATCGTCGTGACGTCGCTGGTACGGGCCTCGCGGCGGGCCCGGGACTGCTCGAGCAGCAGCGCCTGGTCGTCCTCGAGGACCTTCGGCAGCAGCGCGACGAGCGACTCGATGCTCACCGGCTCCTTGCCCCCGGGGATACGGCGGGCCAGCATCGCGGTGCCCGCCTCCAGATCCCGCGGGCCGATCTCGATGCGTACCGGAACGCCCTTGAGCTCCCAGTCGACCGCCCGGCGGCCGAACGGGGTGTCGACGCGGTCGTCGACGTGCACCCGCAGACCCGCCGCCTTCAGCGCCTCGCCGAGCTCCCGGACCTTGGCGACCGCCTCGTCGCCCTTGATGGCCATCACGACGACCTGTACGGCTGCCAGCCGCGGCGGGACGCGCAGGCCGTTGTCGTCGCCGTGGGACATGATCAGACCGCCGACCATGCGCGTCGACACACCCCAGGAGGTCTGCCAGACCAGCTCCTGGTGCCCCTCCTTGGAGAGGTACGAGGTGTTGAACGCCTTGGCGAAGTTGGTGCCGAGCTCGTGACTCGTCCCCAGCTGAAGGGCCTTGCCGTCGCCCATCATGCCTTCCAGCGTGAGGGTGTTGATCGCCCCGGCGAAGCGCTCCTTGGGCGTCTTGCGGCCGAGCACCACATCGATGCCCAGCACGTTGACCATGAAGTCCGCGTACACCTCCTTGTGGATGTACGCGGCATAGTCGCGGGCGTCCTCGTACGTGGCGTGCGCCGTGTGGCCCTCCTGCCAGAGGAATTCCGTCGTCCGCAGGAAGACACGCGGCCGCATCTCCCAACGGACCACGTTCGCCCACTGGTTGATCAGCAGCGGCAGGTCGCGATAGCTCTGCACCCACTTCGAGAAGTAGTCGTTGATGATCGTCTCGGAGGTCGGCCGCACCACGACCGGCTCCTCGAGCTCCTTGCCGCCACCGTGCGTGACCACCGCGAGCTCGGGCGCGAAGCCCTCGACATGCTCAGCTTCCCGGGTCAGGTAAGACTGGGGGATGAAGAGCGGGAAGTAGGCGTTCTGAGCGCCCGCGTCCTTGATGCGGGCGTCCATCTCCTGCTGCATCCGCTCCCACAGGCCGTAGCCGTACGGTCGGATGACCATGGTGCCGCGCACCGGGCCGTTGTCCGCCAGTTCGGCCTTGTTGATCAGGTCCTGGTACCAGCGTGGGAAGTCTTCCGCCTGGGGCGTGAGAACGGGTGCCTTAGCCATGGCGCGCATGGTACGGCGACACGGGACCTATATGTGAATCGTCCAGGCTGCCGGGGGCGTACGCCCCTGGTACACAAGCCAGTGGCGCACGACCCCTGGACGCGGGGACACATGCGCAGTTCTCTGGCATACGGGGGAGCGCGAAGCGTACGCGCACGGGGGGCGGTCCTTCAGGGCACAACCGACCTCTCGGCGGATTGGGGCGCTTTCGATGACACCTACGCTCGTCCGGCACCGACCCCGTACGGCGTCGGCAGCCGAGTCCTCGGCGGAGGCGTGCGCACGGGCCCGTGACTGGGCCGAGATCCAGGAACGCATGCTGGTACCGCTCTACGAGGCGGTGTACGAGCGCCTGGAGGTGGGCGCCGGAACCCGGCTGCTGGGCCTCGGCTGCGGTTCCGGGCTCGCCCTCGTCATCGCCGCGAACCGCGGCGCGCACGTGACCGGATTCGACACCGACCGCACGCGCCTGGAACTGGCACTGGAACGGATGGCACCGGACGGGGCCGCAACCACCGCGCCCCAGCTCTACGACGGAGACCTCCCGGCGCCCGGTGAGCCCGGCCCCGGGCCGTACAACCTCATCACGGCGTTCCAGCCGAT encodes:
- the trmD gene encoding tRNA (guanosine(37)-N1)-methyltransferase TrmD — its product is MRLDVITIFPEYLEPLNVSLVGKARARGRLDVRVHDLRTWTYDRHNTVDDTPYGGGPGMVMKTEPWGDSLDDILADGYESGARQPVLVVPTPSGRPFTQELAVGLSACPWLIFTPARYEGIDRRVVDEYATRMPVHEVSIGDYVLAGGEAAVLVITEAVARLLPGVLGNAESHRDDSFAPGAMADLLEGPVYTKPPTWRGRTIPDVLVSGHHGKIARWRRDEAFRRTALNRPDLIERCDAADFDKKDREILSMLGWAPEPGGRFWRRPEAMEE
- the proS gene encoding proline--tRNA ligase, which gives rise to MAKAPVLTPQAEDFPRWYQDLINKAELADNGPVRGTMVIRPYGYGLWERMQQEMDARIKDAGAQNAYFPLFIPQSYLTREAEHVEGFAPELAVVTHGGGKELEEPVVVRPTSETIINDYFSKWVQSYRDLPLLINQWANVVRWEMRPRVFLRTTEFLWQEGHTAHATYEDARDYAAYIHKEVYADFMVNVLGIDVVLGRKTPKERFAGAINTLTLEGMMGDGKALQLGTSHELGTNFAKAFNTSYLSKEGHQELVWQTSWGVSTRMVGGLIMSHGDDNGLRVPPRLAAVQVVVMAIKGDEAVAKVRELGEALKAAGLRVHVDDRVDTPFGRRAVDWELKGVPVRIEIGPRDLEAGTAMLARRIPGGKEPVSIESLVALLPKVLEDDQALLLEQSRARREARTSDVTTIEEAAEAAVAGGWARMPWAALGEDGEARLAEQAVSVRCLVAEDGSVPDADDAPGTVALVARAY
- a CDS encoding RNA-binding protein translates to MLEEALEHLVKGIVDNPDDVQVASRNLRRGRVLEVRVHPDDLGKVIGRNGRTARALRTVVGAIGGRGIRVDLVDVDQVR
- the rpsP gene encoding 30S ribosomal protein S16, yielding MAVKIKLKRLGKIRQPHYRIVVADSRTRRDGRAIEEIGLYHPTYNPSRIEVDSERAQYWLSVGAQPTEPVMAILKLTGDWQKHKGLPAPAPLLQPATKEDKRASFDAFAKALEGDDAKGEAITPKAKKADKKADEAEAAPAESTEA
- the rimM gene encoding ribosome maturation factor RimM (Essential for efficient processing of 16S rRNA) — encoded protein: MQLVVARIGRAHGIKGEVIVEVRTDEPELRLGPGAVLATDPAGAGPLTIETGRVHSGRLLLRFEGVRDRNAAEALRNTLLIAEVDPEELPAEPDEYYDHQLMDLDVVLADGTEIGRITEISHLPSQDLFIVERPDGSEVMIPFVEEIVTEIDLTEQKAVIAPPPGLIDESEAEVASSRDEPSRDEN